A genome region from Deltaproteobacteria bacterium includes the following:
- a CDS encoding gluconate 2-dehydrogenase subunit 3 family protein → MPESRRRLLKRSVVGATLLAIAGSVPLALRRTRLRELPAQRPLRFFTPAEYSIWAAVADRVLAEEKPSGGPTPAQIDVAARADAFLAPLPENDRKDLKQLLALFDNALFSALQGGPPRPFTTMSPEQQDAHLRRWQTSRLALQRTGYQAMKRLCCALFFSAPETYASVGYPGPPYELVKSVSGARQ, encoded by the coding sequence GTGCCCGAGTCGCGCCGACGTCTGTTGAAAAGGAGTGTTGTCGGGGCGACTCTGCTGGCCATCGCCGGCTCCGTCCCGCTCGCGCTGCGCAGGACGAGGCTCCGGGAACTGCCGGCGCAGCGGCCTCTTCGGTTCTTCACGCCGGCGGAATACTCGATCTGGGCGGCTGTCGCGGACCGCGTGCTGGCGGAGGAGAAACCGTCGGGAGGGCCGACCCCCGCGCAGATCGACGTCGCCGCGCGCGCCGACGCGTTCCTCGCGCCGCTTCCCGAGAACGACCGCAAGGACCTGAAGCAGCTGCTCGCGCTCTTCGACAATGCGCTCTTCAGCGCGCTCCAGGGCGGACCCCCCCGGCCCTTCACGACCATGTCACCCGAGCAGCAGGACGCCCATCTGCGCCGCTGGCAGACGTCGCGGCTCGCGCTGCAACGGACCGGGTACCAGGCGATGAAGCGGCTCTGCTGCGCGCTGTTCTTCTCGGCGCCCGAGACCTACGCCAGCGTGGGATACCCGGGCCCGCCGTACGAGCTGGTGAAGTCCGTGTCCGGGGCGCGCCAGTGA
- a CDS encoding GMC family oxidoreductase — protein MIRTNSDKDVVLKPDVCVVGSGPGGAMVASRLSRAGAKVVVLEEGGYHTKADFDMQEATAYPRLYQDRGNRATADLAIQVLQGRAVGGGTVVNWTTSYRTPDHVLEHWRRSEGLALTSQMLRPHFEEVERRLGIEKVDPEDTNPNNRAIYDGCHKLGWQVDTTSRNVRQCLRTGYCGMGCPVDAKQTATLTYLADAVAAGTDVYANCRVEKIEWQGRRATGVVGAFLAPGTQQATGRTARVEARVVVVSGGAINSPVILLRSGLEQGPVGRKTWLHPVVAMGAFYDQRIEGFYGAPQSVASHHFAHRNEGAGFFIEAAPVHPMLSSIAMPGFGALLRSNMAMLPHVCATIALMIDGFHPEENGGTVTVRDGGGPKLDYPFTERMYECFRAAMKAVARIHMANGAREIVSFHSEPVRIVNEKDLARLDAAPLGPNRLAVFTAHQMGGCRMGADASRSVVNPQLRHHVVENLFVIDGSVFPTSLGVNPMESIYAVASWASDHVRAAAG, from the coding sequence GTGATCCGGACGAACAGCGACAAGGACGTGGTGTTGAAGCCCGACGTCTGCGTCGTCGGGAGCGGTCCGGGCGGCGCGATGGTCGCGTCCCGTCTCTCGCGCGCCGGCGCGAAGGTGGTGGTCCTCGAGGAAGGCGGCTACCACACCAAGGCGGACTTCGACATGCAGGAGGCGACGGCATACCCGCGCCTCTACCAGGACCGCGGCAACCGGGCGACGGCCGACCTCGCCATCCAGGTGCTGCAGGGGCGCGCCGTTGGCGGCGGTACCGTCGTGAACTGGACGACGAGCTACCGCACGCCCGATCACGTTCTCGAGCACTGGCGCCGCAGCGAGGGGCTCGCGCTCACTTCGCAGATGCTTCGCCCGCACTTCGAGGAGGTGGAGCGCCGGCTCGGGATCGAGAAGGTCGATCCGGAGGACACCAATCCGAACAACCGCGCCATCTACGACGGCTGCCACAAGCTGGGATGGCAGGTCGACACCACGAGTCGCAATGTGCGGCAATGCCTGCGCACGGGATATTGCGGCATGGGCTGTCCCGTGGACGCGAAGCAGACGGCAACGCTGACGTATCTGGCCGATGCCGTGGCGGCCGGCACCGACGTCTACGCGAACTGCCGGGTGGAAAAGATCGAGTGGCAGGGAAGGCGCGCGACTGGCGTCGTGGGCGCATTCCTCGCTCCAGGCACGCAGCAGGCGACGGGACGCACCGCCCGCGTCGAGGCGCGCGTAGTGGTGGTCTCCGGCGGGGCAATCAACTCGCCGGTCATCCTGCTTCGCTCCGGGCTCGAGCAAGGTCCGGTGGGCAGGAAGACGTGGCTGCATCCGGTGGTCGCCATGGGCGCCTTCTATGACCAGCGGATCGAGGGCTTCTACGGTGCGCCGCAGAGTGTGGCTTCGCATCACTTCGCCCATCGCAACGAAGGCGCCGGGTTCTTCATCGAGGCGGCCCCCGTGCACCCGATGCTGTCGTCCATCGCGATGCCGGGCTTCGGCGCCCTGCTTCGCTCGAACATGGCAATGCTGCCCCACGTCTGCGCGACGATCGCTTTGATGATCGACGGCTTCCACCCCGAGGAGAACGGCGGCACCGTCACCGTGCGCGACGGCGGGGGACCGAAGCTCGACTATCCGTTCACGGAACGGATGTACGAGTGCTTCCGCGCCGCGATGAAGGCCGTCGCCCGCATCCACATGGCCAACGGCGCCCGGGAGATCGTCAGCTTCCATTCCGAGCCCGTCCGCATCGTGAACGAGAAGGACCTCGCCCGCCTCGACGCTGCGCCGCTCGGACCCAACCGGCTGGCTGTCTTCACCGCGCACCAGATGGGTGGATGCCGGATGGGCGCGGACGCGTCGCGGTCGGTCGTCAACCCCCAGCTCCGCCATCACGTCGTCGAAAACCTCTTCGTGATCGACGGCAGCGTCTTTCCCACCTCGCTGGGCGTCAACCCGATGGAATCGATCTACGCCGTCGCCTCCTGGGCGTCCGACCACGTGCGCGCGGCCGCTGGATGA
- a CDS encoding RluA family pseudouridine synthase produces MSGAELDERSVPADALVERLDKAVAKLFGVSRGRAMEWIAEGRVRIDGRRAPKGAPVQPGARICVERPPPDQPAPEPLLPIRIVHADAHLIVADKPAGMPSHPLKPGERGTAANALVGRFPELAQVGPAAREGGLVHRLDADTSGLLLAARTEAAHAMLRAQFTARSVEKGYLALVTGEIHAGGEIALPLLHDPRDPRKMQAASDAQFAEEHGARAAVTRFAPVERRGGFTLLEVEIPTGVMHQIRAHLAFIGHPLAGDALYGGPDLPGLSRHFLHASRLAFAHPDGSRVRYETELPPDLVSPLRDLER; encoded by the coding sequence ATGAGCGGGGCCGAGCTCGACGAGCGCTCCGTTCCCGCCGATGCACTGGTGGAGCGGCTGGACAAGGCCGTCGCGAAGCTCTTCGGCGTCTCCAGAGGCCGCGCGATGGAGTGGATCGCCGAAGGCCGCGTGCGCATCGACGGCCGGCGCGCGCCCAAGGGCGCTCCGGTGCAGCCCGGCGCTCGCATCTGCGTCGAGCGGCCGCCCCCGGACCAGCCGGCGCCGGAACCGCTGCTCCCGATCCGCATCGTGCACGCCGATGCGCATCTGATCGTCGCCGACAAGCCCGCGGGAATGCCGTCGCATCCGCTGAAGCCGGGAGAGCGCGGCACGGCGGCGAACGCGCTGGTCGGCCGGTTCCCGGAGCTGGCGCAGGTGGGACCCGCCGCGCGCGAAGGCGGCCTCGTCCACCGGCTCGACGCCGACACTTCCGGCCTCCTCCTCGCTGCCCGTACCGAGGCGGCGCACGCGATGCTGCGCGCCCAGTTCACCGCCCGCAGCGTCGAGAAGGGCTATCTGGCGCTGGTGACAGGCGAGATCCACGCGGGCGGCGAGATCGCGCTCCCGCTGCTGCACGACCCGCGCGATCCGAGGAAGATGCAGGCCGCGAGCGATGCGCAATTCGCCGAAGAGCACGGAGCGCGCGCGGCCGTGACCCGCTTCGCGCCCGTCGAGCGCAGGGGCGGGTTCACCCTCCTGGAAGTGGAGATTCCCACCGGCGTGATGCACCAGATCCGCGCGCATCTGGCGTTCATCGGCCACCCGCTGGCGGGCGATGCGCTGTACGGCGGCCCGGACCTGCCCGGCCTCTCGCGGCACTTCCTGCACGCCTCGCGCCTGGCGTTCGCGCATCCCGACGGATCGCGGGTGCGGTACGAGACCGAGTTGCCGCCCGATCTGGTCTCGCCGCTGCGAGACCTAGAAAGATAG
- a CDS encoding TonB-dependent receptor — translation MLRARIAISLLVAASAAAAQTTGSISGRIVDSQTSRRVMGAVIVATSPSLPGEEIAQTDNEGEFEIGLLPPGQYTLNVRAEAHQSFTQERLAVHAGRSVRIDLSIDPETAVTAPVRLGMQVPVVQASSAQAGAVVSRDRMDLVPYGRDERSFESAAASAPGIVPQLAGLQIFGSPATGTRYRIDGVDVTDPATNAQGRRLLQHFIDEVTVESSGLGAAYGRVAGGVIQAVTRSGGNDLHGSAFLDWMPIELPRKSLRYDLAGGAELGGPIERDVLWFYGGFAPVLMASRSEVQTDYQYIGKLTWRPAPDQLLAMAAVSDDFSVRYLGDVLDRTAEVEAVAGWHRQGSDADSVQARVQVAHLGELLGRHRIAWGAEGVRDSTATASRWYGGAFAQDTWSPVHDIFVEAGVRLERDGLAESTDVLPRAGIAWDFSGRGVSRAYAFVGRFFESPALISQRRTREHQLAAGVQSQIWRDVVASLDYIHKDFRDALDGRDSYDAATLSLAKPFSANSLLQASYTLSSLRGPGRNIAADTPNVLKLDAAYAYEWDPKTTATFGSSFRAIEGSPWQTTVDVRVGIVRALTSPYLLTVTLDALNLLDRQAGGTPPLAIRFGARLSF, via the coding sequence ATGCTTCGCGCCCGCATCGCCATCTCGCTACTGGTGGCGGCGTCCGCGGCGGCGGCGCAGACCACCGGTTCGATCTCCGGTCGCATCGTCGATTCGCAGACTTCGCGCCGGGTGATGGGCGCGGTGATCGTCGCGACTTCCCCATCGCTGCCAGGTGAGGAAATCGCACAGACCGACAACGAGGGTGAGTTCGAGATCGGACTCCTTCCGCCCGGGCAATACACGCTGAACGTCCGTGCCGAAGCGCACCAGTCGTTCACCCAGGAGCGGCTCGCCGTGCATGCGGGGCGGTCGGTTCGCATCGACCTCTCCATCGACCCGGAAACCGCCGTCACCGCGCCGGTGCGACTGGGAATGCAGGTGCCCGTCGTTCAAGCCAGCAGCGCACAGGCGGGAGCGGTCGTTTCGCGCGATCGCATGGACCTGGTTCCCTATGGCCGGGACGAGCGCAGCTTCGAGAGCGCGGCCGCGAGCGCTCCCGGCATCGTCCCGCAGCTGGCCGGGCTGCAGATCTTCGGGTCGCCGGCGACCGGAACGCGATACCGGATCGACGGCGTGGACGTGACCGACCCGGCCACGAATGCCCAGGGGCGACGCCTGCTGCAGCATTTCATCGACGAGGTCACTGTCGAAAGCTCGGGCCTTGGAGCCGCCTACGGACGCGTGGCGGGCGGCGTCATCCAGGCGGTCACGCGATCCGGCGGCAACGATCTGCATGGGTCCGCCTTTCTCGACTGGATGCCGATCGAGCTGCCGCGGAAGAGCCTTCGCTACGATCTCGCCGGCGGAGCCGAGCTGGGCGGCCCTATCGAGCGCGACGTGCTCTGGTTCTACGGCGGATTCGCTCCGGTGCTGATGGCGAGCCGTTCCGAGGTGCAGACCGACTACCAGTACATCGGCAAGCTCACCTGGCGGCCCGCACCGGACCAACTGTTGGCGATGGCCGCGGTCTCCGACGACTTCTCCGTTCGGTATCTCGGCGACGTTCTCGACCGCACCGCGGAAGTCGAAGCGGTGGCGGGCTGGCACCGCCAGGGCTCCGACGCGGATTCGGTCCAGGCGCGGGTGCAGGTGGCCCATCTCGGCGAGCTGCTCGGACGACACCGCATCGCCTGGGGCGCGGAAGGCGTGCGCGATTCGACCGCCACCGCGAGCCGCTGGTACGGCGGGGCCTTCGCCCAGGACACCTGGAGCCCCGTGCACGACATCTTCGTCGAGGCCGGCGTGCGCCTCGAGCGGGACGGGCTCGCGGAAAGCACCGACGTCCTGCCCCGCGCCGGGATCGCCTGGGACTTCAGCGGACGGGGCGTCTCGCGCGCCTACGCCTTCGTCGGCCGCTTCTTCGAGTCGCCAGCGTTGATCTCGCAGCGGCGAACGCGCGAGCACCAGCTCGCCGCCGGCGTCCAGTCGCAGATCTGGCGCGACGTGGTGGCAAGCCTCGATTACATCCACAAGGATTTTCGCGATGCGCTCGATGGGCGCGATTCGTACGACGCAGCCACGCTCTCTCTGGCCAAGCCGTTCTCGGCAAACTCGCTGCTGCAGGCGAGCTACACGCTGTCCTCGCTGCGCGGTCCCGGGAGGAACATCGCCGCGGATACGCCGAACGTGCTCAAGTTGGACGCGGCCTACGCGTACGAGTGGGATCCGAAGACCACGGCGACGTTCGGCTCGAGCTTCCGCGCCATCGAAGGGTCTCCCTGGCAGACGACGGTCGACGTCCGCGTGGGTATCGTCCGCGCGCTGACCAGCCCTTATCTGCTCACGGTGACGCTCGACGCGCTGAACCTTCTCGACCGGCAGGCCGGCGGCACGCCGCCGCTCGCGATCCGCTTCGGCGCGCGCCTATCTTTCTAG
- a CDS encoding flagellar motor protein MotA, whose product MDFSLVGMWKSMGLPARLVVITLAIMSVYSLSVMAERLFSFSRAKDQSRKYAEKLRDLLPGHQMIEAAQMATTMRYGHIPRVLGAGISEYNRGRDALRSAGPHDVGNFDLVEAINRSIDRATLRVTADLRRGLSGLATVASSAPFVGLLGTVLGIITAFQLMATSGSGGLASVSAGISEALITTAFGLLVAIPALMMYNYLTNRVEEMSVDIADASNELVDFFLKEGRFDEPLTSPGTKPGAATGAAAKA is encoded by the coding sequence ATGGATTTCAGTCTCGTTGGGATGTGGAAGTCGATGGGTCTCCCCGCCCGTCTGGTGGTCATCACCCTCGCGATCATGTCGGTCTATTCGTTGAGCGTGATGGCTGAGCGCCTCTTCAGCTTCTCGCGCGCGAAGGATCAGAGCCGCAAATATGCGGAGAAGCTGCGCGACCTGCTGCCGGGTCATCAGATGATCGAGGCCGCGCAGATGGCCACCACGATGAGGTACGGCCATATTCCGCGCGTGCTCGGGGCGGGAATCTCCGAGTACAACCGCGGGCGCGACGCGCTGCGGAGCGCAGGCCCACACGACGTCGGCAACTTCGACCTCGTCGAGGCGATCAACCGGTCCATCGATCGCGCCACCCTGCGCGTGACCGCCGATCTGCGCCGCGGTCTCTCCGGACTCGCGACGGTCGCCTCGTCCGCGCCGTTCGTCGGGCTGCTCGGAACGGTCCTCGGCATCATCACCGCCTTCCAGCTGATGGCGACCTCCGGCTCGGGCGGTCTCGCGTCGGTATCGGCGGGTATTTCCGAGGCGCTGATCACCACCGCGTTCGGCCTCCTCGTCGCGATTCCCGCCCTCATGATGTACAACTACCTCACCAACCGCGTCGAGGAGATGAGCGTCGACATCGCCGACGCCAGCAACGAGCTGGTGGACTTCTTCCTCAAGGAAGGGCGTTTCGACGAGCCTCTGACGAGCCCGGGCACCAAGCCGGGAGCGGCGACGGGCGCGGCGGCCAAGGCGTAA
- a CDS encoding biopolymer transporter ExbD translates to MGFDATKSGVRSDINITPLVDVVLVLLIIFMVITPMLQRGKSVELPKAKHAVTGQGAEPAFISVTKTGEVFVEQDKTPATQEQVVAAMREAAEAGKRVMIKADTDADYGKVRPVLDWASKAKLKGVSLAAEELKGAK, encoded by the coding sequence ATGGGATTCGACGCCACCAAGAGCGGCGTCCGCTCGGACATCAACATCACGCCGCTGGTCGACGTGGTGCTGGTGCTCCTGATCATCTTCATGGTGATCACGCCCATGCTCCAGCGCGGGAAGAGCGTGGAGCTGCCCAAGGCAAAGCACGCGGTGACGGGACAGGGCGCGGAGCCGGCGTTCATCAGCGTCACCAAGACGGGTGAGGTCTTCGTCGAGCAGGACAAGACGCCCGCTACGCAGGAGCAGGTCGTCGCCGCCATGCGCGAGGCAGCCGAGGCGGGCAAGCGGGTGATGATCAAGGCCGACACCGACGCCGATTACGGCAAGGTGCGGCCGGTGCTGGACTGGGCGTCCAAGGCGAAGCTCAAGGGCGTCTCGCTTGCAGCCGAAGAGCTGAAGGGAGCGAAGTAG
- a CDS encoding biopolymer transporter ExbD, whose product MGMAVGASKGPRSDINITPLVDVVLVLLIIFMVLTPLMEKEIGVRVPEETPPEMLNEPPPPDLTQVVFKVDEAGIWHLNTETLTDSNAQERLRAYFRVAKSKEATQGPPVIFFDADDKAKYVRAVKALDAIRDSSSGWTIGMMTESIKQEAQPAAPGTPGTPGAEQQPGATPPAPTPEPPK is encoded by the coding sequence ATGGGGATGGCAGTCGGCGCCAGCAAGGGCCCGCGCTCGGACATCAACATCACGCCGCTGGTCGACGTGGTGCTGGTGCTGCTGATCATCTTCATGGTGCTCACGCCTCTGATGGAGAAGGAGATCGGCGTGCGCGTCCCGGAGGAGACCCCGCCGGAAATGCTCAACGAGCCGCCGCCGCCCGACTTGACGCAGGTGGTCTTCAAGGTGGACGAGGCCGGGATCTGGCACCTGAACACCGAGACGCTCACCGACTCGAACGCCCAGGAACGGCTCAGGGCTTACTTCCGCGTCGCGAAGAGCAAGGAAGCCACGCAGGGGCCGCCGGTGATCTTCTTCGACGCGGACGACAAGGCGAAGTACGTCCGGGCGGTGAAGGCGCTGGACGCGATTCGCGATTCGTCGAGCGGCTGGACCATCGGAATGATGACGGAGAGCATCAAGCAGGAGGCCCAGCCTGCGGCGCCGGGCACGCCGGGTACGCCTGGCGCGGAGCAGCAGCCTGGGGCGACTCCGCCCGCTCCGACTCCGGAGCCGCCGAAGTAG
- a CDS encoding ABC transporter ATP-binding protein: protein MSSPLLDISRLVLRFGGVTALSDVSFSVADGALSAIIGPNGAGKTSLLNCISGVYRPQQGRVVFDGNDVTRMGPATRTRLGIARTFQNIALFRGMTVLDNLLIGRHVHQKTGTVTGGVYWGRGQKEEIRERERVEEIIDFLEIQPYRKQVVHTLAYGLQKRVELGRALALDPRLLLLDEPMAGMNAEEKEDMARYILDINEERGTTVVMIEHDMGVVMDLSHRVVVLNFGQKIADGVPDEVQHNSEVQAAYLGGQAA from the coding sequence ATGTCTTCCCCCCTCCTGGACATCTCTCGTCTCGTGCTGCGCTTCGGCGGCGTCACCGCTCTTTCCGACGTCAGCTTTTCGGTCGCCGACGGCGCGCTGAGCGCGATCATCGGACCGAACGGAGCCGGCAAGACCAGCTTGCTCAACTGCATCAGCGGCGTGTACCGGCCGCAGCAGGGCCGCGTCGTCTTCGACGGCAACGACGTCACCCGAATGGGTCCGGCGACGCGGACGCGGCTGGGAATCGCGCGCACCTTCCAGAACATCGCCTTGTTCCGCGGAATGACCGTGCTCGACAACCTCCTCATCGGCCGCCACGTGCACCAGAAGACCGGCACGGTGACGGGCGGGGTGTACTGGGGACGGGGGCAGAAGGAGGAGATCCGCGAGCGCGAGCGGGTCGAGGAGATCATCGACTTCCTCGAGATCCAGCCGTACCGCAAGCAGGTGGTTCATACGCTCGCCTATGGGCTCCAGAAGCGCGTCGAGCTCGGCCGCGCCCTCGCCCTCGATCCCCGCCTGCTGCTGCTCGACGAGCCCATGGCGGGGATGAATGCCGAGGAAAAAGAGGACATGGCCCGCTACATCCTCGACATCAACGAGGAGCGCGGCACCACGGTCGTGATGATCGAGCACGACATGGGCGTGGTCATGGATCTGTCGCACCGCGTGGTCGTCCTCAACTTCGGGCAGAAGATCGCCGACGGCGTGCCGGACGAGGTGCAGCACAACTCCGAAGTACAGGCTGCTTACCTGGGCGGACAGGCCGCATGA